In Pedobacter heparinus DSM 2366, the following are encoded in one genomic region:
- the gldC gene encoding gliding motility protein GldC translates to MKQAEIKITVQLDDNNVPDNILWESTDAETQEQVPVKSMMLALWDHNYKNSMRIDLWTKDMPVDEMKRFFYETLQTMGDSFLRATGENLIVEDLRDYCAHFADKMGINTKG, encoded by the coding sequence ATGAAACAAGCAGAAATAAAAATTACAGTTCAGTTAGACGATAACAATGTACCCGATAATATCCTTTGGGAATCTACAGATGCCGAGACACAGGAGCAGGTGCCTGTAAAATCTATGATGCTGGCGCTGTGGGACCATAACTATAAAAATTCTATGCGGATTGACTTGTGGACCAAAGATATGCCTGTTGATGAAATGAAGAGGTTTTTTTATGAGACCCTGCAAACTATGGGCGACAGTTTTTTAAGGGCTACAGGTGAAAATCTGATTGTGGAAGACCTGCGTGATTATTGTGCGCATTTTGCGGATAAAATGGGGATCAATACCAAGGGCTAG
- a CDS encoding DEAD/DEAH box helicase, whose product MAKKFEDFNLNRQILNAVADAGFTEATPIQEKAIAPVLSGQDIFGIAQTGTGKTAAYVLPILMQLKYAQGDAARALILAPTRELAMQIAEHVKMFAAYTDLRSVVIFGGIGPKTQIEQIKAGVDIIIATPGRFLDIYLAGHINTQYLKFLVLDEADKMMDMGFIGSIHRILEVVPRKRQNLLFSATMSNLVQKIAGDFLKNPTIIEVAEQATPAATVTQTLYEVPNFKTKINLLQHLMKNDEEFKRLIIFCKTKTVADNIYSFITRRFGEDAVRVIHANKGQNTRINSINNFKEGNIRVLVATDVASRGIDVSEVSHVINFDVPIIIEDYVHRIGRTGRAYAKGDALTFCSPAEKYYIQKIEKLIRQQIPVVPLPPEVFVEETPYDEKQAIARAIDDQKRKDDPDFKGAFHEKKHAAAIAAAAREKNRDKTPAWKKKKFKKKRM is encoded by the coding sequence ATGGCCAAGAAATTCGAGGACTTTAACCTTAACCGACAGATCTTAAATGCTGTAGCTGATGCCGGGTTTACCGAGGCTACACCCATACAGGAAAAAGCAATTGCACCCGTATTGTCCGGACAGGATATTTTTGGCATTGCCCAAACCGGTACCGGTAAAACAGCCGCTTATGTATTGCCCATTTTGATGCAGCTGAAATATGCACAGGGCGATGCCGCACGTGCGCTGATCCTGGCCCCGACAAGGGAGCTGGCCATGCAGATTGCGGAGCATGTGAAAATGTTTGCTGCTTATACCGATCTGCGTTCGGTAGTGATATTTGGCGGTATAGGCCCTAAAACACAAATCGAGCAGATCAAAGCTGGCGTAGATATTATCATTGCTACGCCGGGCAGGTTCCTGGATATTTATCTGGCGGGGCACATCAACACACAGTATTTAAAATTCCTGGTATTGGACGAGGCCGATAAAATGATGGATATGGGCTTTATTGGTTCCATACACCGCATTTTGGAAGTGGTGCCCCGTAAAAGGCAAAACCTGCTTTTCTCGGCTACCATGAGTAACCTGGTGCAGAAGATAGCGGGCGATTTTTTAAAGAACCCCACCATTATAGAGGTAGCAGAACAAGCCACCCCGGCAGCAACTGTTACCCAAACATTGTATGAGGTACCCAACTTTAAGACCAAAATCAACCTGTTGCAGCACCTGATGAAAAATGATGAGGAATTTAAGCGCCTGATCATTTTTTGCAAGACCAAAACTGTGGCCGATAATATTTATAGTTTTATTACACGCCGTTTTGGGGAGGATGCGGTAAGGGTAATTCATGCCAATAAGGGACAGAACACGCGCATCAACTCTATCAATAATTTTAAGGAAGGCAATATCAGGGTATTGGTGGCAACGGATGTAGCTTCGAGGGGGATTGATGTTTCGGAGGTTAGCCACGTGATCAACTTTGACGTACCGATCATCATTGAAGATTATGTACACCGCATTGGCCGTACGGGCAGGGCGTATGCTAAAGGCGATGCCCTTACTTTTTGCAGTCCGGCCGAGAAATATTACATTCAGAAAATAGAAAAACTGATCAGACAACAGATTCCTGTTGTACCTTTGCCCCCTGAAGTTTTTGTGGAAGAAACACCTTATGATGAAAAGCAGGCCATTGCCCGTGCAATTGACGACCAGAAACGTAAGGATGATCCGGATTTTAAAGGTGCGTTTCACGAGAAAAAACATGCTGCCGCTATAGCTGCAGCTGCAAGAGAAAAAAACAGGGACAAAACACCTGCATGGAAGAAAAAGAAGTTCAAAAAGAAAAGAATGTAA
- a CDS encoding dihydroorotase — protein MNTILIKGASVVNEGQIVVADVLLKNGFIEKIAPNIDIAAHQEINAEGLHLFPGMIDDQVHFREPGLTHKADIFSESMAAVAGGITSFMEMPNTVPNTLTQKLLADKYAIASEMSLANYSFFMGASNDNLDEVLKTDPKNVCGIKVFMGSSTGNMLVDNEKVLENIFKEAPMLVATHCEDEQTIRHNLAVYKEKYGENITIAMHPLIRSAEACYKSSSMAVELAKKYHTRLHILHISTAREVALFDNKTPLADKKITAEACVHHLWFDDHDYAVKGNWIKWNPAVKSAADKAGILKGVLDGHIDIIATDHAPHTIEEKEQPYLQAPSGGPLVQHALPALFEMYHQGKISLVQIAEKTAHNVAVCFNIDKRGFIREGYWADLVLVNLNDPFTVTKMNVLYKCGWSPFEGQTFRAEVTHTFVSGNLAYQKGKFTTQETGKRLAFNR, from the coding sequence ATGAACACCATTCTTATAAAAGGAGCCTCTGTAGTAAACGAAGGCCAGATTGTTGTAGCCGATGTACTACTTAAAAACGGCTTTATTGAAAAAATAGCCCCAAACATTGATATTGCGGCCCATCAGGAGATCAATGCTGAAGGCCTGCACCTTTTTCCGGGAATGATAGACGACCAGGTGCATTTTCGTGAGCCGGGCCTAACCCATAAAGCAGATATTTTTTCGGAAAGCATGGCCGCTGTTGCCGGCGGGATTACTTCTTTCATGGAAATGCCAAATACAGTACCCAATACACTTACACAGAAACTGCTGGCCGATAAATATGCCATTGCCTCAGAAATGTCGCTGGCCAATTACTCCTTTTTCATGGGTGCATCTAACGACAATCTGGACGAAGTATTAAAAACAGACCCTAAAAACGTTTGCGGCATTAAGGTATTTATGGGTTCTTCTACAGGCAATATGCTGGTAGACAATGAAAAGGTACTGGAAAACATCTTCAAAGAAGCGCCCATGCTGGTGGCTACGCATTGCGAAGATGAGCAGACTATCCGGCATAACCTTGCCGTTTATAAAGAAAAATACGGAGAAAATATCACCATAGCTATGCACCCGCTGATCCGGAGTGCCGAAGCCTGTTATAAATCCTCTTCAATGGCTGTAGAACTGGCCAAAAAGTACCATACACGTCTCCATATCCTGCACATTTCTACGGCAAGGGAAGTTGCACTATTTGACAATAAAACACCACTTGCAGATAAAAAAATAACCGCTGAAGCCTGTGTACATCATTTATGGTTCGACGATCATGATTATGCGGTTAAAGGAAACTGGATCAAATGGAACCCCGCTGTTAAAAGCGCTGCAGATAAAGCAGGTATCCTGAAAGGGGTACTGGACGGCCATATCGATATCATTGCTACTGATCATGCCCCACATACCATTGAAGAAAAGGAACAGCCTTATTTACAGGCGCCCTCTGGTGGCCCACTGGTTCAGCATGCACTGCCCGCACTGTTCGAAATGTATCACCAGGGTAAAATATCGCTGGTACAGATTGCCGAAAAAACAGCACACAATGTGGCAGTATGTTTCAATATCGATAAAAGGGGCTTTATCAGGGAAGGCTACTGGGCCGACCTGGTACTGGTAAACCTGAACGATCCTTTTACCGTAACCAAAATGAACGTGCTGTACAAATGTGGCTGGTCGCCTTTTGAAGGGCAAACCTTCAGAGCCGAAGTTACCCATACCTTTGTATCCGGCAACCTTGCTTATCAGAAAGGGAAATTCACTACCCAGGAAACCGGCAAACGACTGGCCTTTAACCGCTGA
- a CDS encoding DUF3810 domain-containing protein, with protein MNKAHKHTLKKFILLFALSAMVYVFGFFPRLVEPLYSEGFYSLTSVIQRFISGIFPFALGDFLYLLLILYTARSLYRFYKKIIQKRLQQSDRLHVPLQVLNFTLVLYLLFKGLWGLNYSRIPIARQLGISNEKYNTEELVLLGKYFIARLNNLQHLKRAAYTTAQLEAEAKQAYDKMRRKNAFFNYRSPAVKPVLNSWVVTKIGIEGYYNPLSGEANINMRLPETSLPFVSCHEIAHQLGVAREDEANLVGYLVAINSENPDFRYSAAYNMLKSILFEIRIKSAEDYEALYKTINPLTLKDIQNDRDFWQKYNSDMYMYFGLAFDRFLKLNNQPKGTDSYQDIVLWLYNLHKRELHKMQQL; from the coding sequence ATGAATAAGGCCCATAAACACACACTTAAAAAGTTTATACTGCTCTTTGCCCTATCGGCAATGGTGTATGTTTTTGGGTTTTTCCCCCGGCTGGTAGAACCCCTGTATTCAGAAGGATTTTACAGCCTGACCTCAGTCATACAGCGATTTATAAGCGGGATATTCCCATTCGCCCTCGGCGATTTTTTGTACCTGCTGCTCATCTTGTATACAGCCCGTTCCTTATACCGTTTTTATAAAAAAATAATACAGAAACGTTTACAGCAAAGCGACAGGTTGCATGTCCCTTTACAGGTACTTAACTTTACACTTGTATTATACCTGCTTTTTAAAGGCTTATGGGGCCTAAATTATTCACGCATCCCTATAGCAAGGCAGCTGGGCATAAGCAACGAAAAATACAACACCGAAGAGCTGGTATTACTGGGTAAATACTTTATTGCGCGGTTAAATAACCTTCAACACCTCAAAAGGGCCGCTTATACCACTGCTCAACTGGAAGCTGAAGCCAAACAGGCTTATGATAAAATGCGCCGGAAAAATGCTTTTTTCAACTACCGCTCTCCGGCGGTAAAACCGGTATTGAACAGTTGGGTGGTGACTAAAATAGGCATAGAGGGCTATTACAACCCGCTTTCTGGCGAAGCCAACATCAACATGCGCCTGCCCGAAACCTCACTTCCTTTTGTAAGTTGCCATGAAATTGCCCACCAGCTGGGTGTAGCCCGCGAAGATGAGGCCAACCTGGTAGGGTATCTGGTTGCCATCAACAGTGAAAATCCGGATTTCCGTTATTCTGCAGCCTATAACATGCTCAAAAGTATCCTCTTCGAGATCAGGATCAAATCAGCAGAAGATTATGAAGCCCTGTATAAGACGATTAATCCGCTAACCTTAAAAGACATTCAGAACGACAGGGATTTCTGGCAGAAATATAACAGCGATATGTACATGTATTTTGGACTGGCTTTCGACCGTTTTCTGAAACTCAACAACCAGCCAAAAGGTACTGATAGTTACCAGGATATTGTTTTATGGCTGTACAACCTGCATAAAAGAGAGCTTCATAAAATGCAGCAACTCTAA
- the hscA gene encoding Fe-S protein assembly chaperone HscA codes for MAKISINLATGSLQKEEIIVGIDLGTTNSLVAFINPDKNPVVINDTGKGLLVPSVVHFNQQGDALVGNEAKAFLTTDPENTIFSVKRLLGRSYKDVASHKDTFSYKIIDDENDSLVKIKAADRFYTPIELSAEILKELKARAEHALKTPVNRAVITVPAYFNDSQRQATRDAGRLAGLDVLRIVNEPTAASLAYGLGLDPGQQKTIAVYDLGGGTFDVSILSIQNGIFEVLSTNGNTFLGGDDFDRAIVHYWIEKNKLNTEELATNAALMQGLRLKAEEAKKALTTQNLYNEKLAKSQPAELNTEEIWCSIDRQTFEQLIAPKVAETINSCKQALSDAKLTIAEIDEVVLVGGSTRTPYVKKQVAAFFNRQPQDQINPDEVVALGAAIQADILAGNRSDILLLDVTPLSLGIETMGGLMDVIIPRNAKIPTKAGRQYTTSVDGQVNMKISVFQGERDLVQENRKLAEFDLKGIPAMPAGLPKVDINFLLNADGILTVQAIELRSGVKQEIDIKPSYGLTDDAVEKMLVDSITHAKSDVEQRMLIEARSEGEQLVYTAERFIEKHAVHLTAEEISTTKTYISALQAALGKAEKDDILKKADELNEFTRPFAERVMDAAVSSAMKGKSIE; via the coding sequence ATGGCAAAGATATCCATTAACCTGGCAACAGGCTCACTGCAAAAAGAAGAAATTATTGTTGGCATCGATCTGGGCACCACCAATAGCCTGGTAGCTTTTATCAATCCGGATAAAAACCCTGTGGTCATCAATGATACCGGGAAGGGCCTCCTGGTTCCTTCTGTGGTACATTTTAACCAGCAGGGCGACGCACTTGTAGGTAATGAGGCCAAAGCATTCCTGACTACCGATCCGGAAAATACTATATTCTCCGTAAAACGTTTACTGGGCCGCTCTTATAAAGATGTAGCCAGCCATAAGGATACCTTTTCCTATAAAATTATTGATGACGAGAACGACTCGCTGGTGAAAATCAAAGCGGCCGACCGCTTTTATACGCCAATAGAATTATCGGCCGAGATTTTAAAGGAACTGAAAGCCCGCGCAGAACATGCCTTAAAAACTCCGGTAAACAGGGCTGTAATTACGGTACCCGCTTATTTTAACGACAGTCAGCGCCAGGCCACCCGCGACGCCGGCCGTTTGGCAGGCCTTGATGTTCTGAGAATTGTGAATGAACCCACCGCTGCCAGTCTGGCTTATGGCCTGGGCCTCGACCCCGGCCAGCAAAAAACAATTGCCGTATATGATTTGGGTGGCGGAACTTTTGATGTCTCTATACTCTCTATACAAAACGGGATTTTTGAAGTATTGTCTACCAACGGAAATACCTTCTTGGGTGGCGACGATTTTGATCGTGCCATTGTACATTACTGGATAGAAAAAAATAAACTGAATACAGAAGAACTGGCAACAAATGCTGCTTTGATGCAGGGCTTAAGGTTGAAAGCCGAAGAAGCGAAAAAAGCTTTGACCACACAAAACCTGTATAATGAAAAGCTCGCCAAAAGCCAGCCTGCCGAACTGAACACGGAAGAAATCTGGTGCAGTATTGACAGGCAAACATTTGAACAGCTTATTGCTCCTAAGGTTGCCGAAACCATCAATTCCTGTAAACAGGCACTGAGCGATGCCAAACTCACTATAGCAGAAATTGATGAAGTGGTATTGGTTGGGGGCTCTACCCGTACACCCTATGTAAAAAAACAGGTAGCAGCTTTCTTTAACAGGCAGCCACAGGACCAGATCAACCCCGATGAGGTAGTTGCACTTGGCGCAGCCATACAGGCTGATATCCTGGCCGGAAACCGTTCCGACATCCTCTTACTGGACGTTACCCCGCTGTCTCTGGGCATAGAAACGATGGGCGGCCTAATGGACGTCATCATCCCCAGAAATGCCAAAATACCTACCAAGGCCGGCCGTCAGTATACCACATCGGTCGACGGACAGGTAAACATGAAAATCTCTGTTTTCCAGGGTGAACGTGATCTGGTACAGGAAAACAGGAAATTAGCCGAATTTGACCTGAAAGGTATCCCCGCCATGCCGGCAGGTTTGCCAAAGGTAGATATCAATTTCCTGCTCAATGCAGATGGCATACTTACGGTACAGGCTATAGAACTCCGCTCGGGCGTAAAGCAGGAAATAGACATTAAACCGAGTTACGGACTAACAGATGATGCCGTAGAAAAAATGCTGGTAGACAGCATTACCCATGCCAAAAGTGATGTAGAACAACGTATGCTCATCGAAGCCCGCAGCGAAGGGGAACAACTGGTATATACTGCCGAACGTTTTATCGAAAAACATGCCGTACACCTTACAGCTGAAGAAATTTCCACAACAAAAACATATATCAGTGCTTTGCAGGCTGCCCTGGGTAAGGCCGAAAAAGATGATATCCTTAAAAAAGCAGATGAACTGAACGAATTTACACGTCCTTTTGCCGAACGGGTAATGGATGCTGCCGTTTCTTCGGCCATGAAAGGAAAAAGTATCGAATAA
- a CDS encoding zinc dependent phospholipase C family protein — protein sequence MKRTFLIAGLLVLFILCSSWGFYAHIRINRLAVFTLPAGLNRFYKANISYLSDHAVDPDKRRYADTAEAARHYLDVELYEAHIDSIPRKWEEAVKRYGLVRLNQNGILPWQIQKSYYKLVHALRDRDSLKILIYSAYLGHYLADAHVPLHTTQNHNGQLSNQLGIHAFWESRLPELFAKKYNYVVGQAIYIENPLKEAWKIITHTHKMVDTVLTFEARLNARFPAHRKYSFSERNNQVGRQYSLAYSKAFHDGMNHMVERQMRAAIHSIGSYWYSAWVDAGQPLL from the coding sequence ATGAAAAGGACATTTCTTATTGCGGGCCTGCTGGTGCTTTTTATACTATGTAGTTCCTGGGGCTTTTATGCGCATATCCGCATCAACAGGCTGGCGGTTTTTACACTTCCGGCAGGCTTAAACCGTTTTTATAAGGCCAACATCAGCTACCTGAGCGACCATGCCGTTGACCCTGATAAAAGGCGATATGCAGATACTGCAGAGGCCGCAAGGCATTACCTCGATGTAGAATTGTATGAAGCACATATAGACAGTATTCCAAGAAAATGGGAGGAAGCTGTTAAAAGATATGGGCTGGTCCGGCTAAACCAGAATGGCATTTTACCCTGGCAAATCCAGAAAAGTTACTATAAACTGGTACATGCCCTTAGAGACCGCGACTCGCTTAAAATACTTATTTATTCTGCCTATTTAGGGCATTACCTGGCCGATGCACATGTACCTTTACACACCACGCAAAACCACAATGGCCAACTCAGTAATCAGTTGGGCATACATGCCTTCTGGGAAAGCCGTTTACCTGAACTGTTTGCAAAAAAATATAATTATGTGGTTGGACAGGCAATATACATCGAAAACCCTTTAAAAGAGGCCTGGAAAATCATTACCCATACGCATAAAATGGTAGATACCGTACTTACCTTCGAAGCCAGGCTCAATGCCCGTTTTCCGGCACACCGGAAATACAGCTTTTCGGAAAGGAACAACCAGGTTGGCAGACAGTACTCCCTGGCCTATTCAAAAGCATTTCATGATGGGATGAACCACATGGTAGAACGACAAATGCGCGCAGCTATACATAGTATAGGTTCCTACTGGTATTCGGCATGGGTTGATGCCGGACAGCCATTACTGTAA
- a CDS encoding DedA family protein, which translates to MEFFSFLVDFLLHIDKHLEEIIRDYQNWTYAILFLIIFAETGFVVTPFLPGDSLLFAMGALIAGENTGLSIWVMMLLLIVAAILGNSLNYKLGSFFGVKVFKENNKILKLEYYKQSHEFFEKHGGKAIIFSRFLPIFRTIAPFVAGIAKMPFGRFTLFNVIGGVAWISSLLMAGYLLGQIPVVKKNFDIVIVVIAVVTFFPAIFAALKSKFKKKALPLAENTVKEEEQVY; encoded by the coding sequence ATGGAGTTTTTTAGCTTTTTAGTTGACTTCCTGCTGCACATTGACAAGCACCTGGAAGAGATCATCAGAGATTACCAGAACTGGACATACGCCATTCTTTTTCTCATCATTTTTGCCGAAACCGGTTTCGTTGTTACACCATTTTTACCAGGTGATTCCCTGCTGTTTGCGATGGGGGCACTCATTGCCGGAGAAAATACCGGATTGAGTATATGGGTAATGATGTTATTGCTGATTGTGGCTGCCATTCTGGGTAATTCCTTAAATTATAAACTCGGCAGCTTTTTTGGCGTTAAAGTATTTAAAGAGAACAATAAGATCCTTAAACTCGAATACTACAAGCAGTCGCACGAGTTTTTTGAAAAACATGGTGGCAAGGCCATTATATTCAGTCGTTTTTTACCAATTTTCAGAACCATAGCCCCTTTTGTTGCGGGAATTGCAAAAATGCCTTTTGGCAGGTTTACCTTGTTTAATGTAATCGGTGGAGTAGCCTGGATTTCCAGTTTGCTTATGGCCGGCTATTTATTGGGGCAGATACCTGTGGTTAAAAAGAATTTTGATATCGTAATTGTGGTCATTGCAGTAGTCACTTTCTTTCCGGCTATATTTGCTGCCCTAAAATCAAAGTTTAAGAAAAAGGCTTTACCGCTTGCTGAAAATACTGTAAAAGAAGAAGAGCAGGTCTATTGA
- a CDS encoding DUF4397 domain-containing protein, translated as MKRKFLLSSKAWVAFVIAGAGLMISIASCKKSDPTPEPVGEARVRYVNAVEGSASQDLYVNNAKKTTTAVSYGNNSDYLVFTSGTNTFASADAGATTANASAQGGVQIGTYLTALYYKTADGTIALGVFADDLTTVSGKAKVRFVNINGFLANNIAVAVTGGANLIPSVGYASLSNYIQVDPGTKFTLSAAGVVTAPVVDGALQAGKNYTIWVDGSSATELRGHVILQN; from the coding sequence ATGAAGAGAAAATTTTTATTATCATCGAAGGCCTGGGTAGCCTTTGTGATTGCTGGTGCCGGTTTAATGATTTCAATAGCTTCCTGTAAAAAAAGTGACCCTACACCAGAACCGGTTGGGGAAGCGAGGGTGAGGTATGTAAACGCTGTAGAAGGATCCGCATCGCAGGATTTGTATGTAAATAATGCTAAAAAAACAACAACTGCCGTAAGTTACGGGAACAACTCCGATTACCTTGTTTTTACTTCTGGTACAAATACGTTTGCATCTGCTGATGCCGGTGCTACCACGGCGAACGCCAGTGCACAGGGAGGCGTACAGATCGGAACTTACCTGACCGCCCTTTATTATAAAACAGCTGATGGAACGATTGCTTTAGGTGTGTTTGCAGATGATTTAACTACTGTTTCAGGAAAAGCTAAAGTAAGGTTTGTCAACATCAATGGCTTTTTAGCAAATAATATTGCAGTAGCTGTTACAGGCGGGGCAAATCTGATCCCATCTGTAGGCTATGCGAGTCTTTCGAATTATATACAGGTTGATCCAGGTACTAAATTTACCCTATCAGCTGCTGGTGTAGTAACCGCGCCTGTTGTTGATGGTGCGCTTCAGGCCGGTAAAAATTATACCATCTGGGTTGACGGAAGTTCTGCTACTGAACTGAGAGGACATGTTATCCTGCAAAACTAA
- the dnaN gene encoding DNA polymerase III subunit beta, producing MRFIVSTSTLLKHLQTVNGASSSSTVLPILENFLFEIKDGNLTISATDLQTSMTTSLPVESKEGGKVAVPARILLDTLKTLPDQPISFNIDDSTFSIEISAGDGKYKLSGENGDDFPKIPVVENASSVNLPASVLTEAITKTIFAVSSDELRPAMTGVFCQLSDQHITFVATDAHKLVRYRRMDSKADKSSSFILPKKALTLLKAALPSTDINVSVDYNATSAFFKFENINLVCRLIDERYPDYEAVIPANNPNKLVIDRALFLNTLRRVVIFANKTTHQVRLKINGSELNISSEDLDFANEAHERLSCQYEGEDLEIGFNAKFLIEMLSNLSGEEVTLELSTPNRAGLLIPQTNDENEDVLMLVMPVMLNNYN from the coding sequence ATGAGATTTATTGTATCCACATCAACGCTTTTAAAACATTTGCAAACAGTTAATGGTGCATCAAGCAGCAGTACTGTTTTGCCTATACTGGAAAATTTCCTGTTTGAGATTAAAGATGGAAATTTAACGATATCTGCTACCGATCTGCAAACCAGCATGACCACTTCTTTGCCTGTAGAATCCAAAGAAGGAGGTAAAGTTGCGGTTCCTGCAAGAATATTACTTGACACCTTAAAAACACTGCCCGATCAGCCAATTTCTTTCAATATTGACGATAGTACTTTCTCTATCGAGATCAGCGCGGGCGACGGTAAATACAAATTGAGCGGAGAGAACGGGGATGATTTTCCTAAAATCCCGGTTGTTGAAAATGCTTCATCTGTAAACCTGCCAGCTTCTGTTTTAACTGAGGCCATTACCAAAACAATTTTTGCTGTCAGCAGCGATGAACTTCGGCCGGCTATGACGGGTGTTTTTTGTCAGCTTTCTGATCAGCACATCACTTTTGTAGCTACAGACGCACACAAGTTGGTAAGATACAGGCGTATGGACAGTAAAGCAGATAAAAGTTCTTCTTTTATTTTGCCTAAAAAAGCCCTAACCCTGCTAAAGGCGGCTTTGCCTTCTACTGACATCAACGTATCTGTAGATTACAATGCAACCAGCGCTTTCTTTAAATTTGAGAACATTAATCTGGTTTGCCGTTTGATTGACGAGCGCTATCCTGATTATGAGGCGGTTATTCCTGCCAACAATCCAAATAAACTGGTTATAGACAGGGCTTTGTTCCTGAATACCCTACGCAGGGTGGTTATTTTTGCAAACAAAACCACGCATCAGGTGAGGTTAAAGATCAATGGCAGCGAATTAAATATCTCTTCTGAAGACCTTGATTTTGCCAATGAAGCACATGAGCGTTTGAGTTGCCAGTATGAGGGTGAAGATCTGGAAATTGGCTTTAATGCTAAGTTTTTAATAGAGATGCTGAGCAATTTAAGCGGCGAAGAGGTGACATTAGAGCTATCTACACCAAACCGGGCCGGCTTGCTGATCCCTCAGACCAATGATGAGAACGAGGACGTCCTGATGCTGGTGATGCCGGTTATGTTAAACAATTACAATTAA